Proteins from a genomic interval of Pseudomonas asplenii:
- a CDS encoding acyltransferase family protein yields MGMLRLFLALSVLVHHTPKAPFHWLHASIAVMFFFMISGFYMTLVINEKYIKSDTPWVTKFYLSRVFRIFPVYLAMLAFMIVWYIYTDTPSAFTDNLGHGFFGQLSLIFMNLFILGQDWHQLTSHSFAKGDINSYMSFISSHIDRSYFENSVMLIGQAWTLSVELIFYILAPFVVHSRRRIIILLLASLLVRAVFWNMRESFNPIGWGYYFLPATLCFFLMGSLGYYFYRQLIKWPALKNATLPINIIVLGGVFYILFSGGYPVIGSAAGYDTPALWMFYCVFALCLPFVFLLWKDNRIDRWLGEFSYPTYIVHGLIIGMMLKTFGLPAGTYSTQAIIIGTSLFIAWFACFAIETPFNQWRQRRIIAPLSPELTVRSRKPLAWSAAATVTVCLYIAWLTAYTPRQAPPPILVAVESAHRYNIVNYDEKFYGIPFGMPIKWGAPHYEQTQGLIIANTQKDVSEAIYKNVNKTPALAILVKVEQEYRYNIVSYDDKFYGIPFGTPIEWGGLDYEQTPGLIIARTQQAVMDAITRKVSEISQ; encoded by the coding sequence ATGGGAATGCTTCGGTTGTTTCTTGCTTTATCGGTTCTCGTCCACCACACCCCGAAAGCTCCTTTCCACTGGCTTCATGCCTCAATTGCCGTCATGTTTTTTTTCATGATTTCAGGGTTCTACATGACCTTGGTGATCAACGAGAAATACATAAAATCCGATACCCCCTGGGTCACCAAGTTTTATTTATCCCGAGTTTTCAGGATATTTCCTGTCTACCTGGCGATGCTGGCATTCATGATCGTCTGGTATATCTATACCGACACACCAAGCGCGTTTACTGACAACCTGGGGCATGGTTTTTTTGGTCAGCTTAGCCTGATCTTCATGAATCTGTTCATTCTAGGCCAGGACTGGCACCAACTCACCTCCCACTCATTTGCCAAGGGCGACATCAATAGCTACATGAGTTTTATCAGCTCGCACATTGACAGGTCGTATTTTGAAAACTCTGTAATGCTCATTGGGCAGGCCTGGACACTGTCAGTAGAGCTCATATTTTATATTCTGGCCCCCTTCGTCGTTCACAGTCGCCGCAGAATCATAATCCTGCTCCTTGCCAGCCTGTTGGTACGTGCGGTTTTCTGGAATATGCGGGAATCGTTCAACCCGATTGGATGGGGGTATTACTTTCTGCCTGCAACCCTATGCTTTTTCCTTATGGGAAGCCTGGGCTACTATTTTTACCGACAACTCATCAAGTGGCCGGCACTAAAAAACGCGACCCTACCGATTAACATCATCGTACTCGGCGGAGTTTTTTACATACTGTTTTCCGGTGGGTACCCGGTTATTGGCAGTGCCGCAGGCTACGACACGCCAGCGCTATGGATGTTCTATTGTGTCTTTGCCCTCTGCCTGCCTTTTGTTTTCCTGCTCTGGAAAGACAATCGCATCGATCGCTGGCTGGGCGAGTTCAGCTATCCGACCTACATCGTTCATGGATTGATTATCGGCATGATGCTGAAGACATTCGGTCTACCTGCCGGCACCTATTCAACACAAGCAATCATCATCGGAACTTCACTTTTCATTGCCTGGTTTGCCTGCTTTGCCATTGAAACTCCATTCAATCAATGGAGACAACGCAGGATCATCGCACCGCTATCCCCTGAATTGACTGTGCGTTCGCGAAAGCCGCTGGCATGGTCGGCGGCCGCTACGGTTACAGTCTGCCTGTATATTGCCTGGCTGACGGCCTATACACCGAGGCAAGCACCTCCGCCCATCCTCGTGGCGGTCGAATCGGCGCATCGGTACAATATCGTCAACTACGATGAAAAATTTTATGGCATTCCGTTCGGCATGCCGATCAAGTGGGGAGCCCCCCATTATGAACAGACTCAAGGCCTGATTATCGCCAACACTCAGAAAGACGTCAGCGAAGCTATCTACAAGAATGTCAATAAAACTCCTGCCCTCGCCATACTGGTGAAAGTCGAGCAGGAGTATCGATACAATATCGTCAGCTATGACGATAAATTTTATGGCATCCCGTTCGGCACCCCGATCGAATGGGGAGGGCTGGATTATGAGCAGACCCCAGGTCTGATCATCGCCCGAACCCAGCAAGCGGTCATGGACGCGATCACCAGGAAAGTCAGTGAGATCTCCCAGTAA
- a CDS encoding N-acetylmuramidase family protein gives MKNLQGLPSLISASVGSPGKARNLPADVQCIQYLFNLIIPKMGTPLQENGKCDGQLVQCISQYQFRHLKYAHPDGVVDPTGRTFNSLIEEAIKVPVKPHPTLRLPTFLNAFGNNGSDMVQATVNHYLDRMRAIIEAERRNRQMVLQATCDGNMTLSDSDFQNAATQLGNGIPVNILKAFATVESGGRSGFGPAKLPVIAFEGHIFRKYTKSKYDQTHPLLSYPYVKKAGPQWQVNNKDQTKAWETMATAFGLDQEAALMSASWGMFQVMGFNFAACGYKNVFEFVTDMKLNAGTQLKAFVGFCLKNSALMKAMKNKDYVGMAFNYNGKDYGDYDSRIKKAYEKLEGKK, from the coding sequence ATGAAAAATCTGCAGGGCCTGCCTAGTCTCATCAGCGCTTCGGTCGGTTCTCCCGGCAAGGCGCGGAACTTGCCCGCCGATGTTCAGTGCATCCAGTACTTGTTCAACCTGATCATTCCGAAGATGGGTACTCCCCTGCAGGAAAATGGCAAGTGCGATGGTCAGTTGGTGCAGTGCATCAGCCAGTATCAATTCCGTCATCTCAAATATGCCCACCCCGACGGCGTGGTCGATCCGACCGGCCGGACCTTCAACAGCCTGATCGAAGAAGCGATCAAGGTGCCGGTCAAGCCGCACCCGACCCTGCGCTTGCCGACCTTCCTCAACGCCTTCGGCAACAACGGCAGCGACATGGTCCAGGCCACCGTCAATCACTACCTGGACCGCATGCGCGCGATCATCGAAGCCGAGCGGCGCAACCGGCAGATGGTGCTCCAGGCCACGTGTGACGGCAACATGACCTTGAGCGACAGCGACTTCCAGAATGCCGCAACACAGTTGGGCAACGGGATCCCGGTCAATATCCTCAAGGCATTTGCCACCGTCGAGTCCGGTGGCCGTTCCGGTTTCGGCCCGGCCAAATTGCCGGTGATCGCCTTCGAAGGGCATATCTTCCGCAAGTACACCAAGAGCAAATACGACCAAACGCATCCGCTGCTGTCCTACCCCTACGTGAAAAAGGCTGGCCCGCAGTGGCAGGTCAACAACAAGGACCAGACCAAGGCCTGGGAAACCATGGCCACCGCTTTCGGCCTGGACCAGGAAGCGGCCCTGATGTCGGCGTCCTGGGGCATGTTTCAAGTGATGGGTTTCAACTTTGCCGCCTGTGGCTACAAGAATGTCTTTGAATTCGTCACCGACATGAAACTCAATGCGGGCACGCAACTAAAGGCATTCGTCGGCTTTTGCCTGAAGAACTCGGCATTGATGAAGGCCATGAAGAACAAGGATTATGTCGGCATGGCCTTCAACTATAACGGCAAGGACTATGGCGACTATGACTCGCGCATTAAAAAGGCCTACGAAAAACTTGAAGGAAAAAAATGA
- a CDS encoding alpha/beta fold hydrolase encodes MSTFVTRDDTEIYYKDWGTGKPVLFSHGWPLDADMWEYQMEYLSSRGYRTIAFDRRGFGRSSQPWNGYDYDTFADDLAQLIEHLDLQAVTLVGFSMGGGDVSRYIARHGSQRVAGLVLLGAVTPLFIQTEDHPLGVPQAVFDDIKAGLLKDRAQFIADFAAPFYGINHGQVVSEGVLTQTLNIALMASLKGTVDCVSAFSGTDFRADMAKIDVPTLVIHGDDDQIVPIEATGKLAAEMIDGATLKVYAGAPHGFAVTHAQQLNEDLLAFLAG; translated from the coding sequence ATGAGCACGTTCGTGACACGCGATGACACCGAGATCTATTACAAGGACTGGGGCACTGGCAAGCCGGTGTTGTTCAGTCATGGCTGGCCCCTGGATGCGGACATGTGGGAATACCAGATGGAGTACCTGAGCAGCCGCGGCTATCGCACCATCGCTTTCGACCGGCGCGGTTTTGGTCGTTCCAGCCAGCCCTGGAACGGTTACGACTACGACACGTTCGCCGACGACCTGGCCCAGTTGATCGAGCATCTGGACCTTCAGGCCGTGACGCTGGTGGGCTTCTCCATGGGCGGTGGCGACGTCAGCCGCTACATCGCCCGCCACGGCAGTCAGCGGGTTGCCGGGCTGGTGTTGCTGGGCGCTGTAACGCCCCTGTTCATCCAGACCGAAGACCACCCGCTGGGCGTCCCCCAGGCGGTTTTCGATGACATCAAGGCCGGCCTGCTCAAGGATCGGGCGCAATTCATCGCCGACTTTGCCGCGCCGTTCTATGGCATCAACCACGGCCAGGTGGTTTCCGAGGGCGTGCTGACCCAGACCTTGAACATCGCACTGATGGCATCGCTCAAGGGGACCGTGGATTGCGTGAGCGCCTTCTCCGGAACCGACTTCCGCGCGGACATGGCCAAGATCGATGTCCCGACACTGGTGATCCATGGTGACGACGACCAGATCGTGCCGATCGAGGCCACCGGCAAGCTGGCGGCCGAGATGATTGACGGCGCGACCCTCAAGGTCTACGCCGGTGCCCCCCACGGTTTTGCCGTGACCCACGCTCAGCAACTGAACGAAGACCTGCTGGCATTCCTGGCGGGTTGA
- a CDS encoding ATP-binding protein: MFKARRNLWILLFVYVVGVSGYIYYLHSQARDILTHSINDKLLHAALGASAILGDRYHDHLVDKGSKSDAQDLESIQRLSRFNQAMGTAFVYTVIKQAGSAYLVSSSASQEEVRNKNFVRFFDPYPDASQALLDSFERSEPSWIDYSDHWGDFRAVFIPLKSHDGTVYVAGAEMRLADYYQQLGWESLYHIVLAILVFLAFSMLFVVDSLRMRAHLEQLQINEKLGQAKKAAEQADQYKTQFLASMSHEIRTPMYGVIGATDVLAGTSLNPAQRSLLNTIQASGTALLALINDILDLAKIESGKPDLKPRVFELRTLVNASAALLRQNIQDKPVELDVQISRNVPRWVKVDADRLRQVLFNLLGNAIKFTETGKVSLVVESSVNASAPRLDFSIRDTGIGISTEQQISLFDPFVQFEGAVDQRFSGSGLGLSICKSLIEAQGGELSVSSRFGVGSVFSFSLPTESFLAGEIPVATDQPAAVFDASFAHDYPLYILLVENHPLNQKVAMAMLQNLGYQPDLAANGLEALDHCMSVTPDVILMDINMPGMDGLEAIRRIRQMPSGEHCYIVAFTASAFSSEIDHFRRAGANDILTKPANLREFCEVLQRSADYLQLQDSYSMAE, translated from the coding sequence ATGTTCAAGGCGAGACGTAATCTATGGATCTTATTATTTGTTTATGTCGTCGGTGTCAGTGGTTATATCTATTATCTGCATTCCCAGGCTCGGGATATTCTGACGCACAGCATCAACGATAAACTGCTTCATGCGGCACTGGGGGCTTCTGCCATTCTCGGTGACCGGTATCACGATCATCTGGTCGACAAGGGTTCCAAATCGGACGCCCAGGATCTGGAGTCCATCCAGCGTCTCTCCCGCTTCAACCAGGCCATGGGGACGGCTTTTGTCTATACCGTGATCAAGCAAGCGGGTTCAGCCTACCTGGTCAGTTCCAGCGCTTCGCAAGAAGAGGTTCGGAACAAGAACTTCGTGCGTTTTTTTGATCCCTACCCGGACGCCAGTCAGGCCTTGCTGGATAGTTTTGAGCGCAGTGAACCCAGTTGGATCGATTACTCTGACCATTGGGGCGATTTCCGGGCTGTCTTCATTCCGTTGAAATCCCATGATGGGACGGTTTATGTAGCCGGTGCGGAAATGAGACTGGCTGACTATTATCAGCAATTGGGATGGGAGTCTCTCTATCATATTGTATTGGCTATCCTGGTTTTCCTGGCGTTTAGCATGTTGTTTGTCGTTGATTCGTTACGCATGCGCGCTCATTTAGAACAGTTGCAGATAAACGAGAAGTTGGGGCAAGCCAAAAAAGCTGCCGAACAGGCCGATCAATACAAGACACAATTTCTGGCGTCCATGAGTCATGAAATTCGCACGCCCATGTATGGTGTTATCGGTGCAACCGACGTATTGGCGGGAACGTCGCTGAACCCGGCGCAGCGCTCCTTGCTGAACACGATTCAGGCCAGTGGTACGGCGTTGCTGGCGTTGATCAACGATATCCTCGACCTTGCAAAGATCGAGTCGGGCAAGCCTGATCTTAAACCGCGAGTGTTCGAATTGCGTACGCTGGTGAACGCCAGTGCGGCGCTGCTCCGACAGAATATCCAGGACAAACCGGTCGAACTTGACGTCCAGATTTCGAGAAACGTACCCCGCTGGGTCAAGGTTGACGCCGATCGTCTTCGCCAGGTCTTGTTTAACCTGTTGGGTAACGCGATCAAATTCACCGAAACAGGCAAGGTATCGCTGGTTGTCGAGTCCAGCGTCAATGCCAGTGCGCCGAGGCTCGACTTTTCCATACGGGACACGGGTATCGGCATTTCCACCGAACAGCAGATCAGCCTGTTCGACCCCTTTGTCCAGTTTGAAGGGGCGGTTGACCAGCGTTTCAGTGGCAGCGGCCTTGGCCTCTCCATTTGCAAGAGCCTGATCGAAGCCCAGGGAGGTGAGTTGTCTGTCAGCAGTCGGTTTGGTGTGGGTTCGGTTTTTTCCTTCTCATTGCCTACCGAGTCTTTTCTCGCTGGCGAAATCCCCGTTGCCACGGACCAGCCGGCAGCGGTTTTCGACGCCTCTTTCGCCCATGACTATCCGCTCTATATCCTGCTGGTGGAGAACCATCCGCTGAACCAGAAAGTGGCCATGGCAATGCTCCAGAACCTGGGATATCAGCCGGACCTGGCCGCCAATGGGCTGGAGGCACTGGATCACTGCATGAGTGTCACACCGGATGTCATTCTCATGGATATCAATATGCCAGGGATGGACGGGTTGGAGGCTATTCGCCGGATTCGCCAAATGCCGTCAGGCGAGCATTGCTACATCGTGGCCTTCACGGCCAGTGCGTTTTCCAGCGAGATCGATCATTTCCGGCGTGCGGGGGCCAACGATATCCTGACCAAACCAGCGAATCTCCGGGAATTTTGCGAGGTGCTGCAGCGTTCTGCCGATTATCTTCAGCTTCAAGACAGCTATTCCATGGCTGAATGA